The Streptomyces sp. NBC_01298 genome contains the following window.
AGGAGATCGGCGAAGACACCGTCACGCTCGAGGTGGCCCCCGGCGTCCACGCGATCTACGCGAAGAACTCCATCGGGGCCGTACTGGAGGACGCGGAGTACAACCGCATCGTCCACGGCATCACCGATGATCTGACGATCGACACGCCGGTCGTCCCGGATGACGCGTCCTCCCTGACCGGAGACGAGGCTCCCAAGCTCGACCTGGGCAAGAAGGACGAGCCCAAGGCCGACGAGCCCGCGGCGGACGAGCCCAAGGACGAAGAGCCCAAGGACGGCAAGAGCGACGGCGAGGCCGGCGCGAAGTAGCGCTGGGCCGGGGACCGAGCGGGGCGCCTGACCGGCAGCCCCTTCGGTCCCCGCCAGTGACCCTTCTGCGGGGGGCAGGGGTCCCCACACACATTTCGTGGCCGTCCACGCGCTGACCCGGCGCCGGACGGTTGGACAGGGAGATACGACAAGGTGGCAGCACCGAAGAAGGGCCGGCGGCCCACGGGGGCTCAGGGGAGGCCGGGGCGTTCCCTGGCCATCATCCTGATCGCGATGGTGGCGCTCACCGCGGGGATGTTCCTCTCGAAGCAGACGACGCCGCGACTCGGCATCGACCTCGCGGGCGGTACGAGCATCACGCTCAAG
Protein-coding sequences here:
- the yajC gene encoding preprotein translocase subunit YajC, producing MNLTSLLPFVLIIGAMFLLTRSQKKKQQQAVRMRDQLTAGTGVRTIGGMYATVKEIGEDTVTLEVAPGVHAIYAKNSIGAVLEDAEYNRIVHGITDDLTIDTPVVPDDASSLTGDEAPKLDLGKKDEPKADEPAADEPKDEEPKDGKSDGEAGAK